TTTATTTATGTCTGCTGAAATCGTTAATATCTGCTGGTTCAGACGTGATCTTCGTTTGGAAGACCAGGCGGCGCTGTACCATGCTTTGAAATCGGGAAAGCCGGTATTGCCGGTATTTGTTTTTGATACAACAATACTGGATGATCTTTTTGATAAGGCCGACAGGCGTGTAACCTTTATCTATAAGGTGTTGCAGGATATGCAACAGGAGTTACGCAATTACGGTGCTAATATCGAAGTCTTTCATGGCACACCGGCAGCGGCATTTGAACATTGGACCCAAAAGTACAGTGTGGGCGCCGTATATACCACGCATGATTATGAACCTTATGCCAGGCAGCGTGATGCGGCTATAGCAAAGCAACTGGCGCTGAAAGGCATTGGATTTCTTCAGTATAAAGACCAGGTGATTTTGGAAAAGAATGAAGTGCTGAAAGATAACGGTGAGCCATATACGATATTTACTCCTTACAGCAGGAAATGGCAAAGTGTGATAACCCCTTTTCAGCTGAAGTCCTATCCTGTCAGGAAGTACATGCACCATCTGTTCAAAGCTGCTGCAAAGGATCTGCCCTCCCTGGCATCAATAGGCTTCAAGCCTGCTGCAGATCAGGATTTCCCGGGTAGCATTCCCGATAAACATATTCTCTCGAATTATGATAAAACCCGTGACTTCCCTGCTTTGCATGGGACTTCAAGGATGGGGGTGCATCTGCGCTTTGGTACTATCAGTATACGTAAACTGATGCGTACCGCCATGGAGTTGAACCATACCTATGTGAATGAGCTGGTATGGCGTGAGTTTTATCAGATGATACTGTGGCATTTTCCACAGGTCGTGCATAGCAGTTTTAAGCCGCAGTATGATAAGATCGCATGGCGGAATAATGAAGCAGAGTTTAAGCGCTGGTGCGAGGGGCAAACCGGCTATCCTATTGTAGATGCGGGTATGCGGGAACTCAATACTACTGGTTATATGCATAACCGTGTGCGCATGATTACGGCCAGTTTCCTGACAAAGCATCTGCTGATCGACTGGCGATGGGGAGAAGCGTATTTTGCACAGCAGTTGCTGGATTATGATCTGGCGGCCAATAATGGCGGCTGGCAGTGGGCAGCGGGAAGTGGCTGCGACGCGGCGCCTTATTTCAGGGTGTTTAATCCTACGTTGCAGACACAGAAATTCGATAAAGGTCTGCAATATATACGTAAGTGGGTGCCTGAGTTTGAGGAGCTGACGTATGTTCATCCGATGGTATCGCATGAAATGGCCAGGAAGCGGGCTTTGGAGGTATACGGCAAAGCATTGAAACCATAAAAAAAATGCCTGATGTTATCGCATCAGGCATTTTTAATTTTATAGGCAGATGATCAGCGTTTTGTTTTTTCAGCGGCCGTCATCAGTGCATTAACAGCGGCGTGGCCTTCCTGGCCGAGGTCCAGGCTGAATTTGTTTACATAGAGATCAATGTGCTGACGCATTACTGATTCGTCCATTTCCTGGGCGTGAGAAGTAACGTAAGATGATAGCTCGGGGTACTTACTGAAGGAATACTGTAAGCTGCTGTGGATAAGTTTATCCAATTCGGCGCGTTTTTCTGCGGGGATATCTTTTTTTATGAAGATGCCACCGAGTGGGATGGGATTACCGGTAGTTCTTTCCCAGTATTCGCCCATGTCCATGAGTTTTTTCAGGCCTTTCAGCTGGTAGGTGAAACGGTTTTCGTGGATGATGACACCGGCATCTACGTCGCCGTTCAGTACGGCATTTTCGATTTCAGAGAAGACCATAATTTTTTTGTTTTTGGCTTCAGGGAAAGCGACGGAGAAGAGGAGGTTGGCGGTGGTGTTTTCTCCCGGAATGGCGATTGTTTTGTTTTTGATCTCATCCAGGGGGATGTCTTCACGGGCGATGAGCAGTGGTCCGCAGCCGCGGCCCAGGGCGCTGCCGCTGTTGAGCAGCTCGTACTGGTCTTTTACCTTGAGGTATACGGCGAAGCTGAGTTTTGTAACGTCCAGTTTGCCTTGAATAGCCCAGTTATTAAGTGTTTCCACATCTTCCAGGTTGGTGTCGAACGTAAATCCTTTTGTATCGATTTTATTATTCACCATTGCGTCGAAGATAAAGGTATCGTTCGGGCAGGGTGAAAATCCGAGCGTCAGGTGCATATTAAAAGTTTTTTGTTGCTAAGGAATAGTGATGGGAGAGCTGCTGGATGGTATTGGTGAGCTCTTCGTTCAGGTTTTTTACGGCCTGCGGGATTTGCCACTTGCTTTTATCCCTGATTTCCACGTAGTTAGATATGCTTCTAAGCTGAATGAAAGGGATATTTTCCTGTAGGCAGGCGTAGTGGAAAGCGGCACCTTCCATACTTTCGACTTCGGGCTGATATTTGGCTTCGAGTCGGGCGATGGTAGGGGCGCTGCCGCTGACCAGGTTGACGGAAATACCGTTTGCCAGGGGGAGGTTTTGTTGCAGGGGCCAGCACTTGAAGTCATTTACCAGGCTAATGCCGGTAAAAGGGTGCTGAGAGGCCTGCCAGAGCTGTATATCAAATAAATCTTTAAATTGATCATTATCCTCTGCGCCAAGGTCGGCGAGGTGTTCTTTTTCTATGGCTACAACGGTGCCCAGGGGCCAGTCGTGGCGGAAAGTACCACCGATACCTGCCTGAATGGCCACATGCGGGCTATGTAGGGAAAGATATTTACCCAGGCTAAAGGCGGTATGCATCATCCCGATTCCGGCGATCAGCACGTCAATTTCAATATCAGATAATCGGTATTTATGATTTGAAACTTGTTGACTATTATGTTCCAGGAAGTGGATAAAGGGTTGAATTTCCAGACTGGTAGCCGCTGTAACCAATATTTTCATACGATAAAAGTACGTCAAAAATGGATGTCCGAAGTGTAAAACAATTGACAAGAAATTGTTGAAATTGGATACACTCGCATAATAGTGGTAAATTTGCGCAAAATTTATTTGCAATAATGATCTATTTAACGCGAGTAGAGAACTTTAATGCAGCGCATAAGTTGTCTAACCCGAACTGGAGTGCAGAAAAGAACGAAGAGGTTTTTGGTAAATGCGCTAATGCAAACTGGCATGGGCATAACTATGAACTGCATGTAACTATAAAAGGTAATCCTGATCCTGAAACAGGTTTTGTGTTTAATGCTAAAACATTAGGCGTAATTATCAGGGATGCTGTTATTGAGAAGATCGATCACCGAAATCTTAATATGGACGTGGATTTCATGGCAGGCAAGTTTACTTCTGCCGAAAATCTGGCTATTGCTATCTGGGACCAGCTGGCACAGCATCTTCCGGAGGAAGTACAACTCCATTGTATTAAGCTGTATGAAACCCCACGCATCTACGTGGAGTATTACGGCGGCAAATAATACATGGGTGTATACCTGGTAACCGCATACCTCAAGGCTAAGACTGGTTATTTTCGAATTAAAATAAATAAGGATGGCGTATAATAAGATTGAAAGTTACGACGAGAAGATCACTGCTGATCTTATGGCGAATTACAAACAATGCCTGGAATTGTTGGGAGAGGATTCGGAGAGAGAAGGCTTGGTAAAAACGCCGGAACGTATGGCCAAGGCTATGCAATTCCTTACTCAGGGCTATCAGCTGGACGCAAAGGCTATCCTGAACGGTGCTAAGTTTACAGAGGCTTACAGTGAGATGGTAATCGTGAAAGATATAGAGCTGTATTCTATGTGTGAGCATCATATGCTGCCGTTTTTCGGGAAAGCACACGTAGCCTATATTCCTAACGGCTATATTACAGGATTGAGTAAGCTGGCCCGCGTGGTAGATGTATTTGCCCGCAGGTTACAGGTGCAGGAGCGCCTTACCCACCAGATCCTGGATGCTATCCAGGAAACACTGGAGCCAGAGGGTGTAGCTGTTGTGATTGAAGCACAACATATGTGTATGATGATGCGCGGGGTACAAAAACAGAATTCCGTTACCACAACTTCCGCTTTCAGCGGCCAGTTTGCTGACGGTACCACCCGTGCCGAATTCCTCAAACTTATTGGCAGATAGGCTGTTAGTCTACTGCATAACCTGATTTGGTAAATGAACGCCGTTGCCGGCGTTCATTTTATTTTTATGGCAACCTGTTTTTCCCTTTATTTGCACTCTGTTTCAAAATCAATATTTACTAATTTCTATTAGTTATATTAATAATTAATAGATTGTATATTTGATTTATTTTTTATTTGATATCAACAACCTAACAATAACCAAAATGAAGCATGCTTACGTATTCCCCGGACAGGGTTCTCAGTTTCCGGGTATGGGCAAAAACCTGTATGAAACCAATGCCA
This window of the Chitinophaga sp. Cy-1792 genome carries:
- a CDS encoding deoxyribodipyrimidine photo-lyase, translating into MSAEIVNICWFRRDLRLEDQAALYHALKSGKPVLPVFVFDTTILDDLFDKADRRVTFIYKVLQDMQQELRNYGANIEVFHGTPAAAFEHWTQKYSVGAVYTTHDYEPYARQRDAAIAKQLALKGIGFLQYKDQVILEKNEVLKDNGEPYTIFTPYSRKWQSVITPFQLKSYPVRKYMHHLFKAAAKDLPSLASIGFKPAADQDFPGSIPDKHILSNYDKTRDFPALHGTSRMGVHLRFGTISIRKLMRTAMELNHTYVNELVWREFYQMILWHFPQVVHSSFKPQYDKIAWRNNEAEFKRWCEGQTGYPIVDAGMRELNTTGYMHNRVRMITASFLTKHLLIDWRWGEAYFAQQLLDYDLAANNGGWQWAAGSGCDAAPYFRVFNPTLQTQKFDKGLQYIRKWVPEFEELTYVHPMVSHEMARKRALEVYGKALKP
- a CDS encoding 1,4-dihydroxy-6-naphthoate synthase codes for the protein MHLTLGFSPCPNDTFIFDAMVNNKIDTKGFTFDTNLEDVETLNNWAIQGKLDVTKLSFAVYLKVKDQYELLNSGSALGRGCGPLLIAREDIPLDEIKNKTIAIPGENTTANLLFSVAFPEAKNKKIMVFSEIENAVLNGDVDAGVIIHENRFTYQLKGLKKLMDMGEYWERTTGNPIPLGGIFIKKDIPAEKRAELDKLIHSSLQYSFSKYPELSSYVTSHAQEMDESVMRQHIDLYVNKFSLDLGQEGHAAVNALMTAAEKTKR
- the mqnB gene encoding futalosine hydrolase; translation: MKILVTAATSLEIQPFIHFLEHNSQQVSNHKYRLSDIEIDVLIAGIGMMHTAFSLGKYLSLHSPHVAIQAGIGGTFRHDWPLGTVVAIEKEHLADLGAEDNDQFKDLFDIQLWQASQHPFTGISLVNDFKCWPLQQNLPLANGISVNLVSGSAPTIARLEAKYQPEVESMEGAAFHYACLQENIPFIQLRSISNYVEIRDKSKWQIPQAVKNLNEELTNTIQQLSHHYSLATKNF
- a CDS encoding 6-carboxytetrahydropterin synthase, with protein sequence MIYLTRVENFNAAHKLSNPNWSAEKNEEVFGKCANANWHGHNYELHVTIKGNPDPETGFVFNAKTLGVIIRDAVIEKIDHRNLNMDVDFMAGKFTSAENLAIAIWDQLAQHLPEEVQLHCIKLYETPRIYVEYYGGK
- the folE gene encoding GTP cyclohydrolase I FolE, coding for MAYNKIESYDEKITADLMANYKQCLELLGEDSEREGLVKTPERMAKAMQFLTQGYQLDAKAILNGAKFTEAYSEMVIVKDIELYSMCEHHMLPFFGKAHVAYIPNGYITGLSKLARVVDVFARRLQVQERLTHQILDAIQETLEPEGVAVVIEAQHMCMMMRGVQKQNSVTTTSAFSGQFADGTTRAEFLKLIGR